One window from the genome of Deltaproteobacteria bacterium encodes:
- the rpoN gene encoding RNA polymerase factor sigma-54 codes for MAFELKQHLKLTQQLIMTPQLQQSIKLLQLSRIELIDAINQEMEQNPLLEERTYEEDIKTEAAPEIDEFKAEEKTPEITGEGDGRDEFDWDGYLEDFGPVGVNYYREEGEAPPLENVLTQTASLTDHLLWQLNLSRIDEEEKRIGRQVIGNLDNNGYLKATVEEIAAIEAVTPEAAEAVLKKVQEFDPPGIAARNLQECLLLQITSLVVDTPLAERIIREHLKDLETKNYHSIARKQKVTIEEVQEAVRVISSLDPRPGLVYNEERPQYIVPDVFVFKVGDDYRIVLNDDGLPRLHISDFYRRILTDGESNSKRESCKAYIKEKLQSATWLIKSIQQRQKTIYRVSESIVNHQRDFFDKGISCLKPMVLRDIADDVGMHESTISRVTTNKYMHCPRGMFELKYFFNSGISKTDGDTIASESVKEAIRKIISEEDPKNPCNDSRIVELLKKQHISIARRTVAKYREMMGIIPSSKRKKFF; via the coding sequence ATGGCCTTTGAATTAAAGCAACATTTAAAACTGACGCAACAGTTGATCATGACCCCGCAATTGCAGCAGTCCATCAAGCTGCTGCAACTTTCCCGGATCGAACTGATCGATGCGATCAACCAGGAAATGGAGCAGAACCCCCTTCTGGAGGAGCGCACCTATGAAGAGGACATAAAGACCGAAGCGGCCCCGGAGATCGACGAGTTCAAGGCCGAAGAAAAAACCCCCGAGATCACCGGTGAGGGCGACGGTCGTGATGAGTTCGACTGGGACGGATACCTCGAAGATTTCGGTCCCGTCGGCGTGAATTACTATCGGGAGGAAGGAGAGGCGCCTCCCCTGGAGAACGTGCTCACACAAACCGCCTCACTGACGGATCACCTCCTGTGGCAGCTCAATCTTTCACGAATTGATGAAGAAGAAAAGCGGATCGGACGTCAGGTCATCGGCAATCTTGACAACAACGGCTACCTGAAAGCCACCGTGGAAGAGATCGCCGCAATCGAAGCCGTAACACCCGAGGCGGCGGAAGCCGTCCTGAAAAAAGTGCAGGAATTCGATCCTCCCGGTATCGCCGCGCGGAATCTGCAGGAATGCCTCCTGCTCCAGATCACCTCTCTTGTGGTCGATACGCCCCTTGCCGAAAGGATCATACGGGAGCACCTGAAGGACCTGGAAACAAAGAACTATCATAGTATCGCGCGAAAACAGAAAGTCACTATCGAGGAGGTCCAGGAGGCCGTGCGGGTTATCAGCAGCCTCGATCCGCGTCCGGGGCTGGTGTACAATGAAGAGCGGCCGCAGTATATCGTGCCCGATGTGTTCGTGTTCAAGGTGGGTGACGACTACCGGATCGTCCTGAACGACGATGGGCTGCCGCGCCTGCACATCAGCGATTTTTACCGGAGAATCCTGACCGATGGCGAAAGCAACAGCAAGAGAGAATCATGCAAGGCATATATCAAGGAAAAACTGCAATCGGCCACATGGCTCATAAAAAGCATACAGCAGAGGCAGAAAACGATCTATCGTGTGTCGGAGAGCATCGTCAACCACCAGAGGGACTTTTTCGACAAGGGGATTTCCTGTCTGAAACCGATGGTACTGAGGGATATAGCCGACGACGTGGGAATGCACGAATCGACCATAAGCAGGGTAACGACGAATAAATACATGCATTGCCCGCGAGGGATGTTCGAGCTCAAGTATTTCTTTAACAGCGGGATCAGCAAGACCGACGGGGACACTATCGCATCGGAAAGTGTCAAGGAGGCGATCCGAAAAATAATCAGTGAAGAAGACCCCAAAAACCCCTGTAACGATAGTCGGATCGTCGAACTCCTGAAAAAGCAGCATATTTCCATCGCCCGGCGAACGGTTGCCAAGTATAGAGAAATGATGGGCATCATTCCTTCATCAAAACGAAAAAAATTTTTTTAA
- a CDS encoding M23 family metallopeptidase yields the protein MKKYRTMLILTFIIVLALGAFWFFFTYCEGEKPSIVMESFNGVIGTEGRITIDFIDTKTGLRDIAVSVTQEENKHVLHSLTYRMRGIHHETVRIAIHPGDIPLKDGRARLDMSAVDYSLRKNTCHATLDVVIDTTPPRIDPVSTQHYLNMGGSGVALYHLSEENTTTGILVGDDYFQAYPFVINGAKGYVCYFACPLELEENDISLNIIAEDAAGNRSLCSLPHHVRDRKFKRDTMNISMSFLEKKMPEFRRMIKGMEQASLLEVFRYVNDTMRQDNFKTVQQICSTSEPRQLWEGTFLRMKNSAPMALFGDRRTYCCEGSDLGKSVHLGVDLASVQCAPVEAANTGMVVFADYLGIYGNTVIIDHGLGLFSFYAHLSSINVATGEGINRGDIIGKTGTTGLAGGDHLHFGMYVGNRFVNPQEWWDPHWIRDNVTKKMEGINGLTD from the coding sequence ATGAAAAAGTACCGTACCATGCTCATCTTAACCTTCATTATTGTTCTCGCGTTGGGCGCATTCTGGTTCTTCTTCACCTACTGCGAGGGGGAAAAACCATCCATAGTTATGGAATCCTTCAACGGCGTGATCGGAACCGAGGGACGGATAACGATCGATTTCATCGATACGAAGACGGGCCTTCGTGATATCGCCGTTTCAGTGACACAGGAAGAAAACAAACATGTGCTTCATTCACTTACCTATCGGATGCGCGGAATCCATCACGAAACCGTCAGGATAGCCATACACCCCGGGGATATTCCCCTGAAGGACGGACGGGCGCGCCTCGATATGTCGGCCGTTGACTACTCTCTCAGAAAAAATACCTGTCATGCGACCCTGGATGTCGTCATTGATACCACACCTCCTCGGATAGACCCGGTTTCCACGCAGCATTACCTTAACATGGGCGGTTCTGGTGTCGCCCTCTATCATCTCTCCGAAGAAAACACCACAACGGGAATACTCGTCGGTGATGACTACTTTCAGGCATATCCATTCGTCATCAATGGGGCGAAGGGATATGTCTGTTACTTTGCCTGCCCCCTCGAGCTCGAGGAAAACGATATCAGTCTCAACATCATCGCGGAAGACGCAGCGGGCAATCGTTCTCTCTGCTCACTTCCCCATCATGTCCGCGACAGGAAATTCAAACGTGACACCATGAACATCAGCATGAGCTTCCTGGAGAAAAAAATGCCCGAATTTCGGAGGATGATCAAGGGTATGGAGCAGGCATCCCTTCTCGAGGTGTTCAGGTATGTCAATGATACGATGCGACAGGATAATTTCAAAACAGTTCAGCAGATCTGCAGTACATCTGAACCGCGGCAACTGTGGGAAGGAACGTTTCTCAGGATGAAGAATTCCGCCCCGATGGCCCTGTTCGGGGACCGGCGTACCTATTGCTGCGAGGGGAGCGATCTGGGAAAAAGCGTACATCTCGGTGTCGACCTTGCCTCGGTCCAATGCGCTCCCGTTGAGGCAGCGAACACGGGAATGGTCGTGTTCGCCGATTACCTCGGCATATACGGAAATACGGTTATCATTGACCACGGCCTCGGGCTTTTCAGTTTTTACGCGCACCTTTCATCGATAAATGTAGCAACGGGCGAAGGGATCAACAGGGGTGACATTATCGGAAAGACGGGAACTACGGGCCTGGCAGGCGGTGATCACCTGCACTTCGGCATGTACGTCGGGAACAGGTTCGTCAATCCCCAGGAATGGTGGGACCCCCACTGGATCCGGGACAATGTGACGAAGAAGATGGAAGGGATTAACGGATTAACGGATTAA
- a CDS encoding MtnX-like HAD-IB family phosphatase — translation MSMNKAWGKTLVISDFDGTIAANDMGHDVITRYAGDGWEEINRAYCAGEIGSRHAYEMIAALFSVSREEITRYVMARVQVDPYFKDFHRFCKEKGFSFIIVSDGLDFYIRAVLETIGLETIPVYSNCAVFHENGNISVRFPHFNEECRRCGNCKLSILRKYREEFDTVVYVGDGHSDVCPSREADFVFAKSILFEKCLENGKECIRYSNFGDIQNHLNNT, via the coding sequence ATGAGCATGAACAAAGCGTGGGGGAAAACCCTTGTAATCAGTGATTTCGACGGTACCATAGCGGCGAATGACATGGGGCATGACGTTATCACCCGCTATGCCGGCGACGGCTGGGAGGAGATCAACCGGGCCTATTGCGCCGGCGAGATCGGTTCGCGTCATGCCTATGAGATGATCGCGGCGCTTTTCTCTGTCTCAAGAGAAGAGATCACGCGGTATGTCATGGCCCGTGTACAGGTCGACCCCTATTTCAAAGACTTTCACCGGTTCTGTAAAGAGAAGGGATTTTCTTTCATCATCGTTTCCGACGGTCTTGATTTCTATATTCGAGCGGTTCTCGAAACGATCGGCCTTGAAACCATACCTGTTTACTCGAATTGTGCCGTATTTCATGAAAACGGGAACATATCCGTCAGATTTCCCCATTTCAATGAAGAGTGCCGTCGATGCGGAAATTGCAAGCTGTCCATTCTGAGAAAATACCGGGAAGAATTCGACACGGTGGTATATGTCGGTGACGGTCATTCTGACGTGTGCCCCTCCCGCGAGGCGGATTTTGTTTTTGCAAAAAGTATCCTCTTTGAAAAATGTTTGGAAAATGGTAAGGAGTGCATCCGATACTCGAACTTTGGCGATATACAAAATCATCTGAACAACACATGA
- the lptB gene encoding LPS export ABC transporter ATP-binding protein — protein MMLTAESLVKSFNGRTVVNDVTMSIRQGEVVGLLGPNGAGKTTTFYIIVGLIRPDSGRVLLNGGDISLDPMYLRARKGINYLPQEPSVFRKLTVRDNVQAILETLPGSDEEKKEKLRQLLRELDLTHLADNMAYSLSGGERRRVEITRALVTSPRYMLLDEPFAGIDPLAVADIQNIIRKLRERGIGVLISDHNVRETLKVCDRAYIVNEGTILIEGDPVDIAGSEVARTFYLGKDFDL, from the coding sequence ATGATGCTGACAGCGGAATCACTGGTAAAGTCGTTTAACGGCAGAACGGTCGTCAATGATGTAACCATGTCCATACGACAGGGCGAGGTTGTCGGGCTTCTCGGGCCCAACGGTGCGGGAAAGACAACGACGTTTTACATCATTGTTGGGCTTATCAGGCCTGATTCAGGCAGGGTCCTCCTGAACGGCGGGGATATCAGCCTGGATCCCATGTATCTCAGGGCGCGCAAGGGAATTAATTATCTTCCCCAGGAGCCCTCGGTATTCAGAAAACTTACCGTGAGGGATAACGTTCAAGCGATACTTGAAACCCTTCCGGGAAGTGATGAGGAAAAAAAGGAAAAGCTCCGGCAGCTTCTGCGGGAACTGGATCTCACTCATCTGGCGGATAATATGGCGTACTCGCTTTCAGGGGGTGAACGCCGCCGTGTCGAGATAACCCGGGCGCTGGTAACGTCACCACGCTATATGCTTCTCGATGAACCTTTCGCCGGGATTGATCCGCTCGCGGTTGCCGACATTCAGAACATTATCAGAAAGCTCAGGGAGCGCGGGATCGGGGTGTTGATCTCGGACCATAATGTTCGAGAAACTCTCAAGGTCTGTGACCGGGCGTACATAGTCAACGAGGGGACCATCCTGATCGAGGGTGATCCTGTCGACATCGCCGGCAGCGAGGTGGCCCGCACCTTTTATCTCGGCAAGGATTTTGATCTGTAG
- a CDS encoding uracil-DNA glycosylase encodes MDPKGELLSLVKALKPWVADSVNEGHGVALEYREVSDVTEAVQGDSTTMEQVPEYPPSVVTLAQVRAELGDCRRCPLSKTRRNLVFGEGSERAELVFVGEAPGEQEDLQGRPFVGRAGQLLTRIIEAMGLSRDHVYICNILKCRPPGNRNPLQDEITICEPFLVKQLQAIRPRVICALGTFAAKTLLKTDTPISKLRGTFHVYQGIKLMPTYHPAYLLRNPGEKKQVWSDVRLIMKELGMS; translated from the coding sequence ATGGACCCGAAAGGTGAGCTCCTCTCCCTGGTGAAGGCCCTGAAACCGTGGGTCGCGGATTCCGTGAACGAGGGACATGGTGTGGCGCTTGAATACCGGGAAGTATCGGATGTCACGGAAGCCGTGCAGGGTGACTCGACAACGATGGAACAGGTTCCGGAATATCCGCCGTCCGTCGTGACGCTAGCGCAGGTTCGCGCGGAACTGGGCGATTGCCGGCGGTGCCCCCTCTCCAAAACGCGAAGAAACCTTGTGTTCGGAGAGGGGAGTGAACGGGCGGAACTGGTGTTCGTTGGAGAAGCGCCGGGTGAGCAGGAAGACCTTCAGGGTCGTCCCTTCGTCGGCAGGGCCGGACAGCTTCTGACTCGGATCATAGAGGCAATGGGACTTTCACGGGATCACGTATATATCTGCAACATTCTGAAATGCCGTCCGCCGGGAAACAGAAACCCGCTGCAGGATGAAATAACTATCTGTGAACCGTTCCTCGTCAAGCAGCTTCAGGCGATCCGGCCGCGAGTCATCTGCGCCCTCGGCACATTCGCCGCAAAAACGCTTCTGAAGACGGACACACCCATATCAAAGCTTCGGGGGACTTTTCATGTCTATCAAGGCATAAAGCTCATGCCGACCTATCACCCTGCCTATCTGCTGAGGAATCCCGGTGAAAAGAAGCAGGTATGGAGCGATGTCAGGTTGATCATGAAAGAGCTGGGCATGTCATGA
- the rapZ gene encoding RNase adapter RapZ, with the protein MKNLRVVIVTGLSGSGKSTALRALEDIGFFCVDNLPILLLEKFLEMQSGATSEISKVAIVMDLREKYFLENYLEVISRLKKRKFRIEILFLEAGDEELLHRFSETRRVHPVSEKGSILESIKVERLSLAPLREMADTVLDSSHYNVHKLKELVQQYYLAPAEGKKMTVHLMSFGYRFGLPLEADMVFDVRFLPNPYFVKDLKKYDGNDEKVEQYVMKWADTKRFVKRLLDMVDFLMPLFEKEGKSYLTIAIGCTGGKHRSVVILNQLAQHFAGKEYSVTINHRDIGRG; encoded by the coding sequence ATGAAGAATCTTCGGGTCGTCATCGTAACCGGTCTCTCCGGGTCAGGAAAGAGCACCGCTCTCCGGGCCCTTGAAGATATCGGTTTTTTTTGTGTCGACAACCTCCCCATCCTTCTCCTGGAAAAATTTCTTGAAATGCAGTCGGGTGCCACGAGCGAGATATCAAAAGTGGCCATTGTCATGGACCTGCGGGAAAAATATTTCCTTGAAAATTATCTCGAGGTGATCTCACGTCTCAAAAAAAGAAAGTTCAGAATAGAAATTCTCTTTCTCGAAGCAGGTGATGAGGAACTCCTTCACCGGTTCAGTGAAACACGCCGGGTCCATCCGGTTTCCGAAAAAGGCTCCATTCTTGAAAGTATCAAGGTTGAACGCCTTTCGCTCGCGCCATTGAGAGAAATGGCCGACACCGTTCTCGATTCATCTCACTACAATGTACATAAATTGAAGGAACTGGTTCAGCAGTATTATCTCGCACCCGCCGAAGGGAAAAAGATGACCGTTCACCTGATGTCCTTCGGTTACCGCTTCGGACTTCCTCTGGAAGCGGACATGGTGTTTGATGTACGGTTCCTCCCCAACCCCTATTTTGTCAAAGACCTGAAGAAGTACGACGGTAACGACGAGAAAGTGGAACAGTATGTCATGAAATGGGCCGACACGAAACGTTTTGTCAAGCGACTCCTCGATATGGTTGATTTCTTGATGCCGCTTTTTGAAAAGGAGGGGAAATCCTATTTGACCATCGCCATCGGCTGCACCGGTGGAAAACACCGCTCCGTGGTCATTCTCAACCAACTCGCACAGCACTTCGCCGGCAAGGAATATTCAGTAACCATCAATCATCGGGATATCGGGAGGGGGTAA
- the raiA gene encoding ribosome-associated translation inhibitor RaiA has product MNISVTFRNTDAEDWLKDYVSKRLSKLERYIDKPVEAQVTLSVEKFRNVAEIKILAKGMNVNGREEAKEMVLAVDTVTDKIERQIKKIREKTRNHKDNAVRARKEPFPGGGQDVAFEDVDEPSRNVEVKKMTLQPMSLDDAVLMLEESKNRFFIYRDSASEAVSVIYRRDDGGFTLIETN; this is encoded by the coding sequence ATGAACATATCAGTGACATTTCGGAACACGGACGCCGAAGATTGGCTGAAAGACTATGTCAGTAAAAGATTGTCGAAGCTGGAACGATATATCGACAAGCCGGTGGAAGCGCAGGTAACCCTCTCAGTTGAAAAATTCAGAAATGTGGCTGAAATAAAGATCCTTGCCAAGGGTATGAATGTCAACGGAAGGGAAGAGGCCAAGGAAATGGTACTTGCCGTTGATACCGTGACCGACAAGATAGAACGGCAGATCAAAAAAATCAGGGAAAAAACGAGAAACCACAAGGACAACGCTGTCAGGGCCAGGAAAGAACCATTTCCGGGAGGAGGTCAGGATGTTGCCTTTGAAGATGTCGATGAACCCTCTCGAAATGTGGAAGTCAAAAAAATGACCCTGCAACCGATGTCGCTTGACGATGCGGTTCTGATGCTGGAAGAATCAAAGAACAGATTTTTTATCTATCGTGACAGTGCCTCTGAGGCGGTCAGCGTGATCTATCGTCGGGATGACGGAGGGTTCACGCTGATAGAAACGAACTGA
- a CDS encoding PTS sugar transporter subunit IIA yields the protein MYIIELLKEQFVIDELKSRTKREVLVELSEIFKKENISVDSDRMVSVLLDREKLGSTGIGDGIAIPHGKLGGLDGLIISFGRSTEGVNFDSLDGKPVHLFFLLMAPENSAGQHLKALAKISRMLKDGDFRSDLMKASSAQEIYSIIEKKDRSFL from the coding sequence ATGTATATTATTGAATTATTGAAGGAACAGTTTGTTATAGACGAACTGAAATCAAGAACAAAACGGGAGGTCCTCGTCGAACTTTCAGAAATATTCAAGAAAGAGAACATCAGCGTCGACAGTGACAGGATGGTGTCGGTCCTTCTTGACCGGGAGAAACTCGGCAGTACCGGCATCGGTGACGGTATCGCCATCCCCCACGGAAAACTGGGGGGATTGGACGGCCTCATCATATCATTCGGGAGAAGCACCGAAGGCGTCAATTTTGATTCTCTTGACGGGAAACCCGTACACCTCTTCTTTCTTCTGATGGCGCCTGAAAATTCCGCGGGGCAGCACCTCAAGGCGCTGGCAAAGATATCGCGGATGCTGAAAGACGGGGATTTTCGAAGTGACCTGATGAAAGCCTCCTCTGCGCAGGAGATATATTCGATAATAGAGAAGAAGGACAGATCGTTTCTCTAA
- a CDS encoding nodulation protein NfeD yields MKRMGSSLLITAGIMMIIGWLGACPVSARAETPVFNMITVHSAITPAVAKYVIRNIGEAQEEGADGIIILLDTPGGLDLAMRDMVKEILGSRIPVIVFVYPSGGRAASAGVMITMSAHIAAMAPGTNIGAAHPVALGIGGKMDETMAAKVENDAVAYAVGIAEKRGRNAQWAEQAVRESVSITAEEARNINVIDIIAGTPTELLQKMDGRAVSLPEGEVVLRSAGALLDEREMGIRDKILVTLSDPNIAYLLLMIGLAGLYFEFAHPGAILPGVVGGISLILAFFAMQTLPVNYAGIVLIIFAVILFVAEIKVVSHGMLTVAGIISLVLGSLMLFESPIPALKVSFRVMIPTITFVSLFFIAVISLAVRAQLRRPVTGREAMIGHQGTAATDIHEEGKVLIKGELWNARSEGPIEKGEPVVVTGVEGLNLTVEKTS; encoded by the coding sequence ATGAAAAGAATGGGATCTTCTCTTTTGATAACGGCAGGTATCATGATGATCATCGGGTGGCTCGGTGCGTGCCCTGTGAGCGCCCGGGCGGAGACACCGGTCTTTAACATGATCACCGTCCATTCCGCCATTACACCGGCGGTGGCGAAATATGTCATCAGGAATATTGGGGAAGCGCAGGAAGAGGGTGCCGACGGCATCATTATCCTTCTTGATACACCGGGCGGCCTTGATCTGGCCATGAGAGATATGGTCAAGGAAATACTTGGTTCCCGGATCCCCGTTATTGTCTTCGTATATCCGTCGGGGGGACGGGCCGCATCAGCGGGTGTCATGATAACCATGTCGGCGCACATCGCTGCCATGGCACCAGGTACGAATATCGGGGCGGCGCATCCTGTCGCCCTTGGGATCGGCGGCAAGATGGATGAAACAATGGCCGCAAAGGTCGAAAACGATGCCGTTGCCTATGCGGTCGGTATCGCGGAAAAACGGGGAAGGAACGCACAGTGGGCGGAACAGGCAGTTAGGGAAAGTGTTTCCATAACAGCGGAAGAAGCACGAAACATCAATGTCATCGATATCATTGCCGGCACGCCAACGGAGCTTCTCCAGAAGATGGACGGGAGAGCGGTTTCGTTACCGGAGGGGGAGGTGGTCCTGCGTTCGGCGGGCGCGCTTCTCGACGAGCGTGAAATGGGGATCCGGGACAAGATCCTGGTGACGCTCAGCGACCCGAATATTGCGTATCTCCTGTTGATGATAGGACTTGCCGGACTGTATTTCGAGTTTGCCCATCCCGGCGCGATCCTTCCCGGTGTGGTCGGCGGCATATCCCTGATTCTCGCTTTCTTCGCCATGCAGACACTGCCCGTGAACTACGCCGGGATCGTACTTATCATCTTCGCCGTCATACTCTTCGTGGCCGAGATCAAGGTGGTCAGCCACGGAATGCTGACCGTCGCCGGGATCATCTCTCTGGTTCTGGGGTCACTGATGCTATTCGAGTCGCCCATTCCCGCCCTGAAAGTGTCCTTCAGGGTCATGATCCCGACCATTACGTTCGTGTCTCTCTTCTTCATCGCCGTCATATCTCTCGCCGTCAGGGCTCAGCTTCGGAGACCGGTGACCGGGAGGGAGGCCATGATCGGACATCAGGGAACCGCAGCCACCGATATTCATGAAGAAGGGAAGGTCCTGATAAAAGGTGAACTGTGGAATGCGAGGAGTGAGGGACCCATCGAAAAGGGTGAACCTGTCGTGGTGACCGGTGTTGAGGGATTGAACCTGACGGTGGAAAAAACGTCCTGA
- the coaBC gene encoding bifunctional phosphopantothenoylcysteine decarboxylase/phosphopantothenate--cysteine ligase CoaBC, with protein sequence MKEKKNIVLGITGGIAAYKSAELARELVKRGDTVTVIMTENAEKFISSLTLQALTGNQVHTDMFSPIGEWEIGHISLARSADIMVVAPATANILGKIAAGLADDLLSTTIMATEAPVLLCPAMNSRMYTNPIVTENMKKLVSLGYFILDARSGMMACGTEGPGRLPPVEAIIEEIDSIVTPGDLSGERVLVTAGPTREAMDPVRYISNHSSGKMGYAIAAEAKKRGASVILVSGPTDLEVPGGVTCVNVMSAEEMRTAVLAHVRDSSVIIKAAAVSDYRPSVVSEQKIKKGKDTLTLQLERNPDIIAEVGKEKGDRILVGFAMETEQLEKNARKKLKEKNMDFIVANDLGTEGAGFRYDTNIVKIIHRRGAVEALPIMTKREVAGAILDRVKKLLDERRKDGPER encoded by the coding sequence ATGAAAGAAAAAAAGAACATAGTCCTGGGAATTACGGGAGGGATCGCAGCCTATAAATCGGCTGAACTTGCCCGGGAGCTCGTGAAGCGCGGCGATACCGTAACGGTGATAATGACCGAAAATGCCGAAAAGTTCATATCTTCCCTGACCCTTCAGGCCCTGACGGGCAATCAGGTACATACGGACATGTTTAGCCCGATCGGTGAATGGGAGATCGGTCACATATCACTGGCCAGGTCGGCCGACATCATGGTCGTGGCGCCGGCCACGGCGAACATCCTGGGCAAGATCGCCGCGGGCCTTGCCGATGACCTCCTGTCAACGACGATCATGGCCACGGAAGCCCCGGTATTGCTGTGTCCTGCCATGAACAGCCGTATGTACACAAATCCCATTGTCACGGAGAACATGAAAAAACTTGTTTCCCTGGGCTATTTCATTCTCGATGCCCGGAGCGGCATGATGGCCTGCGGGACGGAAGGTCCGGGACGTCTGCCCCCTGTTGAAGCCATCATCGAGGAGATCGACTCCATCGTAACTCCCGGTGACCTTTCAGGTGAGCGGGTACTGGTGACCGCCGGTCCCACACGGGAAGCCATGGACCCCGTGAGGTACATATCGAACCATTCATCGGGGAAAATGGGATACGCCATTGCGGCGGAGGCAAAGAAAAGGGGCGCCTCCGTGATCCTTGTCAGCGGTCCCACGGACCTGGAGGTACCCGGCGGGGTCACCTGCGTAAATGTTATGAGCGCTGAGGAAATGAGAACGGCCGTTCTTGCTCATGTGCGTGACTCCTCCGTCATTATCAAGGCGGCGGCCGTTTCCGATTACCGTCCATCCGTCGTATCGGAACAAAAAATAAAGAAGGGGAAAGACACGCTGACCCTGCAGCTCGAAAGAAACCCCGACATCATTGCCGAGGTCGGCAAAGAGAAAGGGGATCGTATCCTGGTCGGCTTTGCCATGGAAACGGAACAACTTGAAAAGAACGCCAGGAAAAAATTGAAGGAAAAGAACATGGACTTTATCGTGGCGAACGACCTGGGGACGGAGGGTGCGGGATTCAGGTACGACACGAACATCGTGAAAATAATCCACAGGCGGGGAGCAGTGGAGGCATTGCCCATTATGACGAAAAGAGAAGTGGCGGGAGCGATCCTGGACCGTGTAAAAAAACTGCTCGACGAAAGGCGAAAAGATGGACCCGAAAGGTGA
- a CDS encoding slipin family protein, giving the protein MYTIITIVVLVVMFLAAAIRILNEYERGVIFRLGRIIDTKGPGLIILIPVIDRMVKVDMRIITMDVPPQDVITRDNVSIKVNAVIYFRVMSANDAVIQVENFLYATSQLAQTTLRSVCGQVELDELLSEREKINTHLQEILDRSTDPWGIKVTTVEVKHIDLPQEMQRAMAKQAEAERDRRAKVISAEGEFQAAQKLADAGKVIAEQPIALQLRYLQTLALVAAENNSTTLFPIPIDLVKPFLQPVGREDK; this is encoded by the coding sequence ATGTATACCATTATTACCATCGTGGTGCTCGTCGTCATGTTCCTGGCGGCTGCCATTCGGATTCTTAATGAATACGAACGTGGCGTCATATTCCGGCTCGGCCGGATCATCGATACCAAGGGACCGGGGCTGATCATACTGATCCCCGTAATCGACCGTATGGTGAAGGTAGATATGCGGATCATCACTATGGATGTGCCGCCACAGGATGTCATCACCCGGGACAACGTGTCGATCAAGGTCAACGCCGTTATCTATTTCCGGGTCATGTCCGCGAATGATGCCGTCATCCAGGTGGAGAATTTTCTTTATGCCACGTCACAGCTCGCCCAGACGACACTAAGGAGTGTCTGCGGCCAGGTCGAACTGGACGAACTCCTGTCGGAGAGGGAAAAGATCAATACCCACCTCCAGGAAATTCTCGACCGCAGCACCGATCCCTGGGGCATTAAGGTCACAACCGTGGAAGTGAAGCATATCGATCTTCCCCAGGAAATGCAGCGTGCCATGGCAAAACAGGCCGAGGCCGAGCGGGATCGGCGGGCGAAGGTCATCAGTGCGGAAGGCGAATTCCAGGCGGCTCAGAAGCTGGCAGACGCCGGTAAAGTGATTGCGGAGCAGCCGATAGCTTTGCAGTTGCGATACCTCCAGACACTTGCGCTCGTCGCCGCGGAGAACAATTCGACGACACTTTTCCCCATACCGATCGATCTCGTGAAACCCTTTCTGCAACCCGTCGGCAGGGAGGACAAATGA